A section of the Macaca thibetana thibetana isolate TM-01 chromosome 10, ASM2454274v1, whole genome shotgun sequence genome encodes:
- the CCDC188 gene encoding coiled-coil domain-containing protein 188 isoform X1, with product MEGLKTLGPCGHPHPQCPPAPASGSHGECLDQPCQGFAGWPCLGPISSAHSVQSQRPFPVPGAGGRGARVEGEAPGLFLSSQEQRARDPEGPRQGDVEAGLGWGWPLHPGSNQGAPRQGESTGSEPRPCPCPPLSPEGGALASAEPLGSADQSFLQLEQENHSLKRQNQDLREQLGALLGPGQQFLPLCPEHSSCTALAWPPDPAGTQPLGNRAPLQLLRRELCQGQEAFVQQSQNELQQIRLCFERKKMVITEVWDSVAEMHMALNNQATGLLNLKKDIRGVLDQMEDIQLEILRERAQCRTRARKEQQMAADPEAAVGHLAGLDCCLRVRGEPHALRGAGAAPAEPCHRLEAPGPAGPLPAPRGGRLPALLGRKPNGPSEEARRPALPRMPSGRAGPLHIAPLCTVPARSCREGWRRGLS from the exons atggaggggctGAAAACCTTGGGCCCCTgtggccacccccacccccagtgtcccccagccccagcctccggCAGCCATGGAGAATGCCTGGACCAGCCCTGCCAGGGATTTGCAGGGTGGCCCTGCCTAGGCCCCATCTCCTCTGCTCACTCAGTGCAGTCCCAGAGACCTTTCCCAGTCccaggggcagggggcaggggggcCAGAGTGGAGGGTGAAGCTCCTGGGCTCTTTCTGTCCAGCCAGGAGCAGAGAGCGAGAGACCCTGAGGGGCCGAGACAAGGAGACGTGGAGGCAGGGCTTGGGTGGGGCTGGCCCCTGCACCCAGGGTCGAACCAGGGGGCTCCCAGGCAGGGGGAATCCACTGGTTCAGAGCCCAGACCCTGCCCATGCCCACCCCTGTCACCAGAGGGAGGGGCCCTGGCCTCTGCAGAGCCGCTGGGCTCTGCAGACCAGTCCTTCCTGCAGCTAGAGCAGGAGAACCACAGCCTG AAAAGGCAGAACCAGGACCTTCGAGAGCAGCTGGGGGCCCTCCTAGGGCCGGGGCAGCAGTTCCTGCCCCTGTGTCCCGAACACTCAAGCTGCACTGCTCTGGCCTGG CCCCCTGACCCAGCTGGCACGCAGCCCTTGGGGAACAGGGCACCTCTGCAGCTGCTGCGGCGGGAGCTGTGCCAGGGGCAAGAGGCTTTCGTGCAGCAGTCCCAG AACGAGCTGCAGCAGATCCGCCTGTGCTTTGAGAGGAAGAAGATGGTCATCACAGAG GTGTGGGACAGCGTGGCTGAGATGCACATGGCCCTGAACAACCAGGCCACCGGCCTCCTG AACCTCAAGAAGGACATCCGGGGCGTGCTGGACCAGATGGAGGATATCCAGCTGGAGATACTCAG GGAGCGGGCCCAGTGCCGCACTCGAGCCAGGAAGGAGCAGCAGATG GCTGCTGACCCTGAGGCTGCTGTTGGGCACCTTGCTGGTCTGGACTGCTGCCTACGTGTACGTGGTGAACCCCACGCCCTTCGAGGGGCTGGTGCCGCCCCTGCTGAGCCGTGCCACCGTCTGGAAGCTCCGGGCCCTGCTGGACCCCTTCCTGCGCCTCGAGGTGGACGGCTTCCTGCCCTTCTAGGCCGGAAGCCCAACGGCCCCAGCGAGGAGGCCAGGCGACCAGCACTGCCCCGGATGCCCAGTGGCCGCGCCGGCCCCCTGCACATAGCACCACTGTGCACCGTCCCTGCCAGGAGCTGCAGAGAAGGGTGGAGGCGGGGTCTGTCCTGA
- the ZDHHC8 gene encoding palmitoyltransferase ZDHHC8 isoform X1: MPRSPGTRLKPAKYIPVATAAALLVGSSTLFFVFTCPWLTRAVSPAVPVYNGIIFLFVLANFSMATFMDPGVFPRADEDEDKEDDFRAPLYKNVDVRGIQVRMKWCATCHFYRPPRCSHCSVCDNCVEDFDHHCPWVNNCIGRRNYRYFFLFLLSLSAHMVGVVAFGLVYVLNHAEGLGAAHTTITMAVMCVAGLFFIPVIGLTGFHVVLVTRGRTTNEQVTGKFRGGVNPFTRGCCGNVEHVLCSPLAPRYVVEPPRLPLAVSLKPPFLRPELLDRAAPLKVKLSDNGLKAGLGRSKSKGSLDRLDEKPLDLGPPLPPKIEAGTFSSDLQTPRPGSAESALSVQRTSPPTPAMYKFRPAFPTGPKAPFCGPGEQVPGPDSLTLGDDSIRSLDFVSEPSLDLPDYGPGGLHAAYPPSPPLSASDAFSGALRSLSLKASSRRGGDHVALQPLRSEGGPPTPHRSIFAPHALPNRNGSLSYDSLLNPGSPGGHACPAHPAVGVAGYHSPYLHPGATGDPPRPLPRSFSPVLGPRPREPSPVRYDNLSRTIMASIQERKDREERERLLRSQADSLFGDSGVYDAPSSYSLQQASVLSEGPRGSTLRYGSRDDLVAGPGFGGARNPALQTSLSSLSSSVSRAPRTSSSSLQADQASSNAPGPRPSSGSHRSPARQGLPSPPGTPHSPSYAGPKAVAFIHTDLPEPPPSLAVQRGRIGTCTRGWGRRGQPWVPPGLHLCHLGRPEDRPPLRAPWSPAAGAAPRGAMCRLHLAASSLFPSLSGP; encoded by the exons ATGCCCCGCAGCCCCGGGACGCGCCTCAAACCCGCCAAGTACATCCCGGTGGCCACGGCCGCTGCGCTGCTGGTCGGCTCCAGCACCCTCTTCTTCGTGTTCAC GTGCCCATGGTTGACACGAGCTGTGTCCCCAGCTGTTCCCGTCTACAATGGCATCATCTTCCTCTTTGTCCTCGCCAACTTCAGCATGGCCACCTTCATGGACCCTGGTGTTTTCCCCCGAG CGGATGAGGATGAGGACAAAGAGGACGACTTCCGGGCCCCACTGTACAAGAACGTGGATGTGCGAGGTATCCAGGTCCGCATGAAGTGGTGCGCCACGTGCCACTTCTACCGCCCGCCGCGCTGCTCCCACTGCAGCGTCTGTGACAACTGTGTAGAG GACTTTGACCACCACTGCCCCTGGGTCAACAATTGCATCGGGCGTCGAAACTATCGCTACTTCTTCCTGTTCCTGCTGTCACTCAGCGCACACATGGTGGGCGTCGTGGCCTTCGGCCTGGTCTACGTGCTGAACCACGCTGAGGGGCTGGGAGCTGCACACACCACCATCAC CATGGCTGTCATGTGTGTGGCCGGCCTCTTCTTCATCCCTGTCATTGGCCTCActggcttccatgtggtgctgGTCACTCGGGGGCGCACCACCAACGAGCAG GTGACTGGGAAGTTCCGCGGGGGTGTGAACCCTTTCACCCGAGGCTGCTGTGGGAATGTGGAGCACGTGCTGTGCAGCCCTCTGGCGCCCCG GTACGTGGTGGAGCCGCCCCGGCTGCCGCTCGCGGTGAGTTTGAAGCCGCCTTTCCTTAGACCTGAACTCCTGGACCGAGCTGCACCGCTCAAGGTCAAGCTTAGTGACAACGGGCTGAAGGCTGGCCTGGGCCGTAGCAAG TCCAAGGGCAGCCTGGACCGGCTGGATGAGAAGCCGCTGGACTTGGGGCCGCCACTGCCCCCCAAGATAGAGGCTGGCACGTTCAGCAGTGACCTGCAGACCCCGCGCCCAGGCAGTGCTG AGAGTGCCCTGTCGGTGCAGAGGACCAGCCCCCCGACGCCTGCCATGTACAAGTTTAGGCCAGCCTTCCCCACGGGTCCCAAGGCGCCCTTCTGTGGACCAGGCGAGCAG GTTCCAGGCCCTGATTCCCTGACCCTGGGGGATGACAGCATCCGTAGCCTGGACTTTGTGTCCGAGCCGAGCCTGGACCTCCCTGACTATGGACCCGGGGGCCTGCACGCAGCCTACCCGCCATCTCCCCCGCTTAGCGCCTCTGATGCCTTCTCGGGCGCTTTGCGTTCCCTGAGCCTCAAGGCCTCGAGCCGGCGGGGCGGGGACCACGTGGCCCTGCAGCCCCTCCGCTCTGAGGGTGGGCCCCCCACGCCCCACCGTAGCATCTTTGCCCCCCATGCACTGCCCAACCGCAACGGCAGCCTGTCCTACGACAGCCTGCTCAACCCTGGCTCACCTGGTGGCCACGCCTGCCCCGCCCATCCAGCAGTTGGCGTGGCCGGATACCACTCACCCTACCTGCACCCTGGGGCGACGGGCGACCCGCCACGGCCCCTGCCCCGCAGCTTCAGCCCCGTGCTGGGCCCCAGGCCCCGGGAGCCCTCGCCTGTGCGCTACGACAACCTGTCCAGGACCATCATGGCATCCATCCAGGAGCGCAAGGACAGGGAGGAGCGTGAGCGCCTGCTGCGCTCCCAGGCCGACTCTCTCTTCGGCGACTCAGGCGTCTATGACGCGCCCAGCTCCTACAGTCTGCAGCAGGCCAGTGTGCTGTCCGAGGGCCCCCGAGGTTCCACGCTGCGCTACGGCTCCAGAGACGACCTTGTGGCCGGGCCCGGCTTTGGCGGCGCCCGCAACCCTGCCCTGCAGACATCACTGTCCTCGCTGTCCAGCTCCGTGAGCCGTGCACCGCGGACGTCGTCCTCCTCCCTGCAGGCTGATCAGGCCAGCAGCAACGCCCCGGGGCCCCGGCCCAGCAGTGGCTCACATAGGTCGCCTGCACGACAGGGCCTGCCCTCCCCGCCCGGCACTCCCCACTCACCGTCCTACGCAGGCCCCAAAGCTGTCGCCTTCATCCACACGGACCTCCCAGAGCCACCGCCCTCGCTGGCCGTGCAGAG GGGGCGGATTGGCACCTGCACCCGTGGATGGGGGCGGCGTGGCCAGCCTTGGGTGCCTCCTGGGCTGCACCTGTGCCACCTTGGCCGCCCGGAGGACCGCCCACCACTGCGGGCCCCCTGGAGCCCGGCCGCCGGGGCAGCCCCACGCGGGGCTATGTGCCGCCTGCACTTGGCTGCCTCCAGTCTTTTCCCCAGCCTCTCCGGGCCCTAG
- the ZDHHC8 gene encoding palmitoyltransferase ZDHHC8 isoform X2, protein MPRSPGTRLKPAKYIPVATAAALLVGSSTLFFVFTCPWLTRAVSPAVPVYNGIIFLFVLANFSMATFMDPGVFPRADEDEDKEDDFRAPLYKNVDVRGIQVRMKWCATCHFYRPPRCSHCSVCDNCVEDFDHHCPWVNNCIGRRNYRYFFLFLLSLSAHMVGVVAFGLVYVLNHAEGLGAAHTTITMAVMCVAGLFFIPVIGLTGFHVVLVTRGRTTNEQVTGKFRGGVNPFTRGCCGNVEHVLCSPLAPRYVVEPPRLPLAVSLKPPFLRPELLDRAAPLKVKLSDNGLKAGLGRSKSKGSLDRLDEKPLDLGPPLPPKIEAGTFSSDLQTPRPGSAESALSVQRTSPPTPAMYKFRPAFPTGPKAPFCGPGEQVPGPDSLTLGDDSIRSLDFVSEPSLDLPDYGPGGLHAAYPPSPPLSASDAFSGALRSLSLKASSRRGGDHVALQPLRSEGGPPTPHRSIFAPHALPNRNGSLSYDSLLNPGSPGGHACPAHPAVGVAGYHSPYLHPGATGDPPRPLPRSFSPVLGPRPREPSPVRYDNLSRTIMASIQERKDREERERLLRSQADSLFGDSGVYDAPSSYSLQQASVLSEGPRGSTLRYGSRDDLVAGPGFGGARNPALQTSLSSLSSSVSRAPRTSSSSLQADQASSNAPGPRPSSGSHRSPARQGLPSPPGTPHSPSYAGPKAVAFIHTDLPEPPPSLAVQRDHPQLKTPPSKLNGQSPGLARLGPATGPSGPSASPTRHTLVKKVSGVGGTTYEISV, encoded by the exons ATGCCCCGCAGCCCCGGGACGCGCCTCAAACCCGCCAAGTACATCCCGGTGGCCACGGCCGCTGCGCTGCTGGTCGGCTCCAGCACCCTCTTCTTCGTGTTCAC GTGCCCATGGTTGACACGAGCTGTGTCCCCAGCTGTTCCCGTCTACAATGGCATCATCTTCCTCTTTGTCCTCGCCAACTTCAGCATGGCCACCTTCATGGACCCTGGTGTTTTCCCCCGAG CGGATGAGGATGAGGACAAAGAGGACGACTTCCGGGCCCCACTGTACAAGAACGTGGATGTGCGAGGTATCCAGGTCCGCATGAAGTGGTGCGCCACGTGCCACTTCTACCGCCCGCCGCGCTGCTCCCACTGCAGCGTCTGTGACAACTGTGTAGAG GACTTTGACCACCACTGCCCCTGGGTCAACAATTGCATCGGGCGTCGAAACTATCGCTACTTCTTCCTGTTCCTGCTGTCACTCAGCGCACACATGGTGGGCGTCGTGGCCTTCGGCCTGGTCTACGTGCTGAACCACGCTGAGGGGCTGGGAGCTGCACACACCACCATCAC CATGGCTGTCATGTGTGTGGCCGGCCTCTTCTTCATCCCTGTCATTGGCCTCActggcttccatgtggtgctgGTCACTCGGGGGCGCACCACCAACGAGCAG GTGACTGGGAAGTTCCGCGGGGGTGTGAACCCTTTCACCCGAGGCTGCTGTGGGAATGTGGAGCACGTGCTGTGCAGCCCTCTGGCGCCCCG GTACGTGGTGGAGCCGCCCCGGCTGCCGCTCGCGGTGAGTTTGAAGCCGCCTTTCCTTAGACCTGAACTCCTGGACCGAGCTGCACCGCTCAAGGTCAAGCTTAGTGACAACGGGCTGAAGGCTGGCCTGGGCCGTAGCAAG TCCAAGGGCAGCCTGGACCGGCTGGATGAGAAGCCGCTGGACTTGGGGCCGCCACTGCCCCCCAAGATAGAGGCTGGCACGTTCAGCAGTGACCTGCAGACCCCGCGCCCAGGCAGTGCTG AGAGTGCCCTGTCGGTGCAGAGGACCAGCCCCCCGACGCCTGCCATGTACAAGTTTAGGCCAGCCTTCCCCACGGGTCCCAAGGCGCCCTTCTGTGGACCAGGCGAGCAG GTTCCAGGCCCTGATTCCCTGACCCTGGGGGATGACAGCATCCGTAGCCTGGACTTTGTGTCCGAGCCGAGCCTGGACCTCCCTGACTATGGACCCGGGGGCCTGCACGCAGCCTACCCGCCATCTCCCCCGCTTAGCGCCTCTGATGCCTTCTCGGGCGCTTTGCGTTCCCTGAGCCTCAAGGCCTCGAGCCGGCGGGGCGGGGACCACGTGGCCCTGCAGCCCCTCCGCTCTGAGGGTGGGCCCCCCACGCCCCACCGTAGCATCTTTGCCCCCCATGCACTGCCCAACCGCAACGGCAGCCTGTCCTACGACAGCCTGCTCAACCCTGGCTCACCTGGTGGCCACGCCTGCCCCGCCCATCCAGCAGTTGGCGTGGCCGGATACCACTCACCCTACCTGCACCCTGGGGCGACGGGCGACCCGCCACGGCCCCTGCCCCGCAGCTTCAGCCCCGTGCTGGGCCCCAGGCCCCGGGAGCCCTCGCCTGTGCGCTACGACAACCTGTCCAGGACCATCATGGCATCCATCCAGGAGCGCAAGGACAGGGAGGAGCGTGAGCGCCTGCTGCGCTCCCAGGCCGACTCTCTCTTCGGCGACTCAGGCGTCTATGACGCGCCCAGCTCCTACAGTCTGCAGCAGGCCAGTGTGCTGTCCGAGGGCCCCCGAGGTTCCACGCTGCGCTACGGCTCCAGAGACGACCTTGTGGCCGGGCCCGGCTTTGGCGGCGCCCGCAACCCTGCCCTGCAGACATCACTGTCCTCGCTGTCCAGCTCCGTGAGCCGTGCACCGCGGACGTCGTCCTCCTCCCTGCAGGCTGATCAGGCCAGCAGCAACGCCCCGGGGCCCCGGCCCAGCAGTGGCTCACATAGGTCGCCTGCACGACAGGGCCTGCCCTCCCCGCCCGGCACTCCCCACTCACCGTCCTACGCAGGCCCCAAAGCTGTCGCCTTCATCCACACGGACCTCCCAGAGCCACCGCCCTCGCTGGCCGTGCAGAG GGACCACCCTCAGCTGAAGACTCCCCCAAGTAAGCTTAATGGGCAGTCCCCGGGCCTGGCCCGGCTGGGACCTGCCACCGGCCCCTCAGGGCCCTCTGCCAGCCCTACGAGGCACACGCTGGTTAAGAAGGTATCCGGCGTGGGTGGGACCACGTACGAGATCTCGGTGTGA
- the CCDC188 gene encoding coiled-coil domain-containing protein 188 isoform X2, which yields MEGLKTLGPCGHPHPQCPPAPASGSHGECLDQPCQGFAGWPCLGPISSAHSVQSQRPFPVPGAGGRGARVEGEAPGLFLSSQEQRARDPEGPRQGDVEAGLGWGWPLHPGSNQGAPRQGESTGSEPRPCPCPPLSPEGGALASAEPLGSADQSFLQLEQENHSLKRQNQDLREQLGALLGPGQQFLPLCPEHSSCTALAWPPDPAGTQPLGNRAPLQLLRRELCQGQEAFVQQSQNELQQIRLCFERKKMVITEVWDSVAEMHMALNNQATGLLNLKKDIRGVLDQMEDIQLEILRERAQCRTRARKEQQMKGRPKLGSSKSLAGQLWLLTLRLLLGTLLVWTAAYVYVVNPTPFEGLVPPLLSRATVWKLRALLDPFLRLEVDGFLPF from the exons atggaggggctGAAAACCTTGGGCCCCTgtggccacccccacccccagtgtcccccagccccagcctccggCAGCCATGGAGAATGCCTGGACCAGCCCTGCCAGGGATTTGCAGGGTGGCCCTGCCTAGGCCCCATCTCCTCTGCTCACTCAGTGCAGTCCCAGAGACCTTTCCCAGTCccaggggcagggggcaggggggcCAGAGTGGAGGGTGAAGCTCCTGGGCTCTTTCTGTCCAGCCAGGAGCAGAGAGCGAGAGACCCTGAGGGGCCGAGACAAGGAGACGTGGAGGCAGGGCTTGGGTGGGGCTGGCCCCTGCACCCAGGGTCGAACCAGGGGGCTCCCAGGCAGGGGGAATCCACTGGTTCAGAGCCCAGACCCTGCCCATGCCCACCCCTGTCACCAGAGGGAGGGGCCCTGGCCTCTGCAGAGCCGCTGGGCTCTGCAGACCAGTCCTTCCTGCAGCTAGAGCAGGAGAACCACAGCCTG AAAAGGCAGAACCAGGACCTTCGAGAGCAGCTGGGGGCCCTCCTAGGGCCGGGGCAGCAGTTCCTGCCCCTGTGTCCCGAACACTCAAGCTGCACTGCTCTGGCCTGG CCCCCTGACCCAGCTGGCACGCAGCCCTTGGGGAACAGGGCACCTCTGCAGCTGCTGCGGCGGGAGCTGTGCCAGGGGCAAGAGGCTTTCGTGCAGCAGTCCCAG AACGAGCTGCAGCAGATCCGCCTGTGCTTTGAGAGGAAGAAGATGGTCATCACAGAG GTGTGGGACAGCGTGGCTGAGATGCACATGGCCCTGAACAACCAGGCCACCGGCCTCCTG AACCTCAAGAAGGACATCCGGGGCGTGCTGGACCAGATGGAGGATATCCAGCTGGAGATACTCAG GGAGCGGGCCCAGTGCCGCACTCGAGCCAGGAAGGAGCAGCAGATG AAAGGGAGGCCAAAGCTGGGAAGCTCCAAGAGCCTGGCAGGCCAGCTCTG GCTGCTGACCCTGAGGCTGCTGTTGGGCACCTTGCTGGTCTGGACTGCTGCCTACGTGTACGTGGTGAACCCCACGCCCTTCGAGGGGCTGGTGCCGCCCCTGCTGAGCCGTGCCACCGTCTGGAAGCTCCGGGCCCTGCTGGACCCCTTCCTGCGCCTCGAGGTGGACGGCTTCCTGCCCTTCTAG